A region of Ferruginibacter albus DNA encodes the following proteins:
- the rplN gene encoding 50S ribosomal protein L14 has translation MIQQESRLNVADNSGAKEVLCIRVLGNSGQDYAKIGDKIVVTVKDAMPAGGVKKGTVSKAVIVRTKNKLRRKDGSYIRFDDNAVVLLNASDEPRGTRIFGPVARELRDKGYMKIISLAPEVL, from the coding sequence ATGATTCAGCAAGAAAGCAGATTGAATGTTGCAGATAACAGCGGTGCCAAAGAAGTTTTGTGTATCCGTGTATTAGGTAACTCCGGACAGGACTATGCTAAAATAGGCGATAAAATTGTTGTTACCGTTAAAGATGCAATGCCTGCAGGTGGCGTTAAAAAAGGAACTGTGAGCAAAGCGGTTATCGTAAGAACTAAAAATAAATTACGTCGTAAAGATGGTTCTTATATACGTTTTGATGATAACGCTGTTGTATTGTTGAATGCATCAGACGAACCAAGAGGTACACGTATTTTTGGCCCGGTGGCTCGTGAATTGCGTGATAAAGGTTACATGAAAATCATTTCATTAGCACCTGAGGTTCTTTAA
- the rplX gene encoding 50S ribosomal protein L24, protein MSTRFKPKFNIKKGDNVVVITGEDKDVTKPRKVLEVLVEDARVLVEGVNIVTKHSKPTAQNTKGGIIKKEAPIAISNVMLWDAKAKAATKIKRERKDGKLIRVSKKSGEAIK, encoded by the coding sequence ATGAGTACAAGATTTAAACCCAAATTTAACATTAAGAAAGGTGATAACGTAGTAGTTATTACCGGTGAAGATAAGGACGTGACAAAACCACGTAAAGTGTTGGAAGTATTGGTAGAAGACGCTCGTGTATTGGTAGAAGGTGTAAACATCGTAACTAAGCACAGCAAGCCAACTGCTCAAAACACTAAAGGTGGCATCATAAAAAAAGAAGCACCTATCGCTATTAGTAATGTAATGCTTTGGGATGCTAAAGCAAAAGCAGCTACTAAAATTAAACGTGAAAGAAAAGACGGTAAATTAATTAGAGTATCTAAAAAATCAGGGGAGGCAATTAAATAA
- the rplE gene encoding 50S ribosomal protein L5: protein MSTEKYTPRLATKYSKEVVPALMKKFSYKTVMQAPKLTKICLNRGVNGAVADKKLIDVAIEELSSITGQKAVATNSKKDISNFKLRKNIPIGARVTLRGVKMYEFLDRLVSVSLPRVRDFKGINDKAFDGRGNYTLGVTEQIIFPEIDIDKVNKITGMDITFVTTANTNEEAFELLKELGMPFKNIKK, encoded by the coding sequence ATGAGCACAGAAAAATACACTCCGAGATTAGCAACCAAGTACAGCAAAGAGGTTGTACCTGCGTTGATGAAAAAATTCAGTTATAAAACTGTAATGCAAGCGCCAAAGCTTACTAAAATATGCTTGAACCGCGGTGTGAACGGCGCTGTTGCTGATAAAAAATTAATTGATGTTGCGATCGAAGAACTATCTTCTATCACAGGTCAAAAAGCAGTAGCAACAAACAGTAAAAAAGATATCTCAAACTTTAAATTGCGTAAGAACATTCCAATTGGAGCAAGAGTTACGTTACGTGGTGTAAAGATGTATGAGTTCTTAGACAGACTGGTTTCTGTTTCTTTACCTCGTGTACGTGATTTTAAAGGTATCAATGATAAAGCATTTGATGGTCGTGGTAACTATACATTAGGTGTTACAGAACAGATCATCTTCCCTGAAATTGATATTGATAAGGTAAATAAAATTACCGGTATGGATATCACTTTCGTAACTACTGCAAACACGAATGAAGAAGCGTTTGAGTTGTTGAAAGAATTAGGAATGCCTTTTAAAAATATTAAAAAGTAA
- the rpsN gene encoding 30S ribosomal protein S14 gives MAKKSIEARQRKREVLHAKYAEKRAALKEAGDYAALDKLPKNASPVRLKNRCQLTGRPRGYMRHFGLSRNMFRDMALQGKIPGVTKASW, from the coding sequence ATGGCAAAAAAATCGATAGAAGCCAGACAAAGAAAGCGTGAAGTATTACACGCTAAATACGCAGAAAAAAGAGCAGCGTTAAAAGAAGCAGGTGATTATGCAGCTTTGGATAAATTACCAAAGAATGCATCACCGGTTCGTTTAAAAAATCGTTGCCAGTTAACCGGCAGACCAAGAGGTTACATGAGACATTTTGGTTTATCGAGAAACATGTTCCGTGATATGGCTTTGCAAGGAAAAATACCAGGTGTAACAAAAGCAAGCTGGTAA
- the rpsH gene encoding 30S ribosomal protein S8, with protein sequence MVTDPIADFLTRVRNAQMANHRIVEIPASNLKKRITEILYDKGYILKYKFEDDSKQGVIKIALKYDPSTKLPAIQSLERVSRPGLRTYAKPEEFKRVKNGLGIAIISTSKGVMTDKEAKAQNVGGEILCNIY encoded by the coding sequence ATGGTAACTGATCCTATAGCAGATTTTCTTACAAGAGTTCGTAATGCACAAATGGCTAATCACCGTATTGTAGAAATACCTGCTTCTAATTTAAAGAAGCGTATTACTGAGATCTTGTATGATAAAGGTTACATTTTGAAATACAAGTTTGAAGATGATAGCAAACAAGGCGTGATCAAGATCGCTTTGAAGTATGATCCATCTACTAAACTTCCTGCTATTCAAAGTTTGGAAAGAGTAAGCCGTCCGGGTTTGCGTACATATGCAAAACCAGAAGAGTTTAAACGTGTGAAGAATGGTTTGGGTATTGCTATCATTTCTACTTCAAAAGGAGTAATGACTGATAAAGAAGCAAAAGCTCAGAATGTAGGTGGTGAAATTTTGTGCAACATTTATTAA
- the rplF gene encoding 50S ribosomal protein L6 has translation MSRIGKKPVTVPSGVTITVGNDNIVTVKGPKGELKQAIDRDITVTVKDGQVEFGRPTDQIRHRALHGLYRSLVNNMVQGVTEGYKKQMELVGVGFKASNQGNLLDLSLGYSHNIIFEVPKELKVTTAQEKGQNPTITLESIDKQLLGAVCAKLRSLRKPEPYKGKGVKFAGEVLRRKAGKAAGK, from the coding sequence ATGTCACGTATAGGAAAAAAACCGGTAACTGTTCCAAGCGGCGTTACTATTACAGTTGGAAACGATAACATCGTTACAGTTAAAGGCCCAAAAGGAGAATTGAAGCAAGCTATCGACAGAGATATTACTGTTACTGTTAAAGATGGTCAAGTTGAATTTGGTCGTCCTACAGATCAGATCCGTCACAGAGCTTTACACGGTTTGTATCGTTCTTTGGTGAACAACATGGTGCAAGGTGTAACGGAAGGATATAAAAAACAAATGGAATTGGTTGGGGTAGGTTTTAAAGCTTCTAACCAGGGAAATTTATTAGACCTTTCTTTAGGATATTCTCACAATATTATTTTTGAAGTTCCTAAAGAATTGAAAGTAACTACTGCACAGGAAAAGGGACAAAACCCAACTATTACTTTAGAAAGTATCGATAAACAATTATTAGGTGCTGTTTGTGCTAAATTACGCAGCCTACGTAAACCTGAACCGTACAAAGGTAAAGGTGTGAAATTTGCCGGTGAAGTGTTGAGAAGAAAAGCAGGTAAAGCAGCAGGTAAATAA
- the rplR gene encoding 50S ribosomal protein L18, whose translation MSNTKASARQKIKYRIRKKISGVGAKPRLSIFRSNSDIYAQLINDESGVTIASASSKDKDIVAQKGTKTEKSKLVGGAIARKAGELGVNTVVFDRGGYIYHGRVKAVAEGAREGGLQF comes from the coding sequence ATGAGTAATACTAAAGCAAGCGCAAGACAAAAAATAAAATACCGCATTCGTAAAAAGATCAGTGGTGTTGGCGCTAAACCAAGATTGAGCATTTTTAGAAGTAATTCTGATATCTATGCTCAGTTGATCAATGATGAAAGTGGAGTTACAATTGCTTCAGCATCATCAAAAGATAAAGATATAGTTGCCCAAAAAGGAACTAAAACTGAAAAGAGCAAATTAGTAGGTGGCGCTATTGCACGTAAAGCAGGTGAGTTGGGAGTTAATACAGTAGTATTTGATCGTGGTGGATACATCTATCATGGTCGTGTAAAAGCAGTTGCTGAAGGCGCAAGAGAAGGTGGCTTACAATTCTAA
- the rpsE gene encoding 30S ribosomal protein S5: MSKANEVRVRAGELELKEKVVAINRVVKTTKGGRAFSFSALVVVGNGAGVVGQGLGKAKEVQEAITKGIEDAKKNLIKVPIMHGTIPHDQWCKEGAAKVLIKPAAHGTGVIAGGSMRAVLESAGVTDVLAKSLGSANPHNVVKATVKALATLREPITVAKTRTVSLKKVFNG; the protein is encoded by the coding sequence ATGTCAAAAGCAAACGAAGTAAGAGTAAGGGCAGGTGAGTTGGAATTGAAAGAAAAAGTTGTTGCCATTAACCGTGTTGTTAAAACAACTAAAGGTGGTCGTGCATTTAGTTTCTCTGCATTGGTTGTTGTAGGTAACGGCGCCGGTGTAGTTGGACAAGGTTTAGGCAAAGCAAAAGAAGTTCAGGAAGCGATTACTAAAGGTATAGAAGATGCAAAAAAGAACTTGATTAAAGTTCCTATCATGCACGGAACAATACCTCACGATCAATGGTGTAAAGAAGGTGCTGCTAAAGTATTGATCAAACCAGCTGCTCATGGTACTGGTGTGATCGCAGGAGGTAGCATGCGTGCTGTATTGGAAAGCGCCGGTGTTACAGACGTATTGGCAAAAAGCCTTGGTTCTGCTAACCCACACAACGTGGTTAAAGCTACAGTAAAAGCATTGGCTACTTTACGTGAACCAATCACTGTTGCAAAAACAAGAACTGTTTCTTTAAAGAAAGTATTTAACGGATAA
- the rpmD gene encoding 50S ribosomal protein L30 — MAKIKITQVKSTIDRSERQKKTVAALGLKKLNSSVEVEATPQILGMVTKVNHLVKVEQLG; from the coding sequence ATGGCAAAGATTAAAATAACACAAGTAAAAAGCACAATAGACAGATCTGAACGTCAGAAAAAAACTGTTGCTGCTTTAGGTTTGAAAAAATTGAATTCTTCTGTTGAAGTAGAAGCTACTCCGCAAATTTTAGGAATGGTTACAAAAGTTAACCATTTAGTAAAAGTGGAACAATTAGGCTAA
- the rplO gene encoding 50S ribosomal protein L15 — MKLHNLQPAEGATHKEKRLGRGEASGKGGTSTKGNKGGQSRAGYKSKMAHEGGQMPIQRRIPKRGFKNINRIEYKVINLGQVDHYAEKYGIQEFSLQNLYINGLIGQFDSIKILGNGEIKGKYAFKVNAISAKAKEAIEAAGGTVEIVK; from the coding sequence ATGAAATTACACAATTTACAACCAGCAGAAGGCGCAACTCATAAAGAAAAACGCCTTGGTCGTGGTGAAGCAAGTGGTAAAGGTGGTACGTCTACAAAAGGTAATAAAGGTGGACAAAGCCGTGCCGGTTACAAAAGCAAAATGGCTCACGAAGGTGGTCAGATGCCGATTCAGCGTCGTATTCCAAAACGTGGTTTCAAAAACATTAACCGTATTGAATACAAAGTAATCAACTTAGGACAAGTTGATCATTATGCTGAAAAATATGGTATCCAGGAATTCAGTCTTCAAAATTTATATATAAACGGTTTAATTGGACAGTTTGATAGTATAAAAATCCTGGGCAATGGCGAAATAAAAGGGAAATATGCATTTAAAGTAAACGCAATAAGTGCTAAAGCCAAAGAAGCCATTGAAGCTGCCGGAGGTACTGTTGAAATAGTTAAATAA